The genomic region AAAATATTTTTTTATTTTGAAAAATAAATTTTTGTAAAAAAAAATTAATTCATTTTTTAATTCTTCTAAAGATATTGTTATTTTTTTTATGAAAAAAAAACTTATTATTATTGGCATAGAATCCACATGTGATGATACCGCTGTTTCTATTATTAATAATAGAGAAGTTTTATCTAATGTAATTATCCGTCAAAAAATTCATAAAAAATATGGGGGGGTAGTTCCTGAATTAGCTTCAAGATTTCATGATAAAAATATTTATTTAGCTGTAAATAAAGCTATTTCTTTATCAAAGATAGATAAATATGAAATTGATGCTGTATCTTTTTCTTTAGGCCCAGGATTAATCGGATCTTTATTAGTAGGAGCTTCTTTTGCAAAATCTTTTTCAATTGGATTAAAAATTCCTTTATTAACTGTCAATCATGTACAAGCACATATACTTGTCCATTTTATACAAAATGCAAATATCAATAATTCTTTTCCCAAATTTCCTTTTTTATGTTTAATGATTAGTGGGGGGCATACCCAAATAATAAAAGTAAATGATTTTTTTAAAATGGAAATTCTAGGATCTACCTTAGATGATTCTGTAGGAGATGCATTTGATAAAATAGCTAGGATGTTGGGTATTTATTATCCTGGAGGACCATTATTGGATCATTTTTCTAAAAGTGGATATTCTAAAAAATTTAATTTTTTCAAAAACCAAAATGTGAATGAATTAGATTTTAGTTTTAGTGGATTTAAAAGCCATATTTTTCAATTTATTAAAAAAAAATCAAAAAAAAATTCATTATTTATTAAAAATAATTTAGCAGATTTATGTGCTTCTGTGCAAAGAACTATATCAGAAATACTTTTGGAAAAAATACATAAAGCAACTATAAAAACTGGAATTTTTAGAATAGTTTTAGCAGGAGGAGTTTCCGCTAATAATGAAATTAGACGTAATTTTATTCTTTTTGCAAAAAAAAATAAAAAATGGGAAATTTTTATTCCAAAAAAAAAATATTCCATAGATAATGGAGCTATGATAGCTATTACAGGACTATTTAAATACAAAAAAAATTTTTTTGATTCTATAAATGTAACTCCATATACAAAATTTCAAAAATTCTAAAAATTTTTAAGTACATCTACAAATTAAATTTCTATCTCCATATCCATCATCAATTCGATCTATTGATGGCCAAAATTTTCTTTCTTTAACCCAATTCAATGGATAAGCAGCTTTTTCTCTAGTATAAGGATATATCCAATTATTTCCAGTTAATATATCTAAACTATGAGGTGCATTTTTTAATACATTTTCTTTTTTCGTAAATAGACCTTTTTCTATTTCATAGATTTCTTCACGTATTTTTATAAGTGTTTCAATAAAACGGTCTAATTCTTCTTTAGATTCACTTTCTGTAGGTTCTATCATCATACATCCTTCTACAGGAAAGGATATAGTAGGAGCATGAAATCCATAATCCATCATTCTTTTTGCTATATCTATTACTTCTATTTCAATACTTTTAAAAACTCTACAATCTATAATAAGTTCGTGTGCAACTGTATTATTATTACCAACATATAATATTTTATAAAATTTTTTTAATTTATTTTTTATATAATTAGCATTTAAGATAGATATTTCCGTACACTTTTTAAGTCCATCTGGACCCAACATACGAATATATGCATAAGAAATTGTTAAAATTAAAGAAGATCCATATGGAGATGATGAAATGGTTAATTCATTTTTTTGATTTGAATTTTTTTGAAAAGGATGATTAGGAAGAAATGGTTTTAAATGAGGTGCAACACAAATTGGTCCCATTCCAGGCCCTCCTCCACCATGAGGTATAGCAAAAGTTTTATGTAGATTAATATGACATATATCTATTCCAATTTCTGCTGGTTTAATTAATCCTATTTGTGCATTCATATTTGCTCCATCCATATAAACTAATCCTCCATACTCATGAATAAGATCTATTATCTCTTTTATATTTGATTCATATACTCCATGAGTAGATGGATAAGTTATCATTAATACAGATATTAAATTTTTATTTTCTTTTACTTTTTTTAACAAATCATTTTCATCGATAGATCCATCTTGTTTAGTAAAAATTAAAACGACTTTCATTCCAGCTATACTTGCTGAAGCTGGATTAGTACCATGTGATGAAGTAGGAATTAAGGCTATATTTCTTTTATATTCGTGTAATGATTCATGATAAGCTTTAATTACCATAAGTCCAGCATACTCTCCTTGAGCCCCCGAATTTGGTTGTAAAGAAACTCCAGAAAAACCAGTTATTTCTTTCAAATATTTTTCCAAATTTTTAATAATAAATTGATATCCTTTTGTCTGATTTTTAGGGGAAAAAGGATGAATATTTCTCCATTCATATTGGCTTAAAGAGAATAATTCTGCAGAAGAATTTAATTTCATAGTACATGATCCTAAAGGCATCATAGAATGGGTTAAAGAGAGATCTTTTTTTTCTAATCTTTTGATATAACGCATCAGTTCATTTTCTGAATGAAACTTATGAAAAATTGGATGTACTAAAAAATTAGAGGTTCTTTTTAAAAAATTGGGAATTCTATATTTTTCTTTTTCTATAAATTTTTTTTTGATATTTTTCTTACTAACTTGATGAAAAATAGAAACAATATGGTTAATATCTTTTTCATAAGTTGTTTCGTCTAAAGTAATTGTTAAATAATTTTTATCTACATATCTGAAATTAATTTTTCTACGTTCAGATATTTTTTTTAATTTTTTTAAGAAAAAAAAATCTGAATTTTTTATTTTTATTCTAAGAGTATCAAAATAAAATATATTCATTTGATGAATATTATCACCAATAGTATTCATCAATAAACATTCTAATTTTTTAGTATTTTTATGAATATTTTCTGCAATTATTTTTAATCCATTTGGACCATGATATAAAGCATACATAGAAGCCATTATAGCAGGTAATACTTGTGATGTACAAATGTTAGAAGTAGCTTTTTCTCTTTTTATATGTTGTTCTCTTGTTTGTAAAGCCATACGAAATGCTTTTTTATTTTTTTTATCCATGGATTCTCCAATAATTCTTCCTGGAAGAAATCGTTTATATTTATCACAAGTAGCTAAAAAAGCAGCATGTGGCCCCCCATAACCCATAGGTATACCAAAAGATTGACTAGATCCTACAACAACATCAGCACCCCACTCTCCAGGAGGTTTTAATAAAGTTAGGGCTAATAAATCACTGGATACTATTACTGATATATTTTTATTTTTTGCATATTTTACTATTTCACGGTAGTCATATATTTCTCCTGAAGGAGACGGATAAGAAAGTAATAATCCAAATATTTTTTTTTTTTTATATTTTTTTAAGTTTCCATGAAAATCTTTAATCAACTTTATTCCTAAACCATAACATCTTGTTTTTAAAATGGAAAATGTTTGTGGAAAAACTTCATCTGAAACAAAAAAATAGGAAAAGTTTTTTTGTATTTTTTTTATTTTTAAACTTTCCTTATAAATCATGAACATAGCATCAGCTATAGCTGTACCTTCATCTAACATAGAAGCATTACTAATTTTCATTCCAGTAATATCTGAAACCATAGTCTGAAAATTAATTAAGGCTTCTAAACGGCCTTGAGATATTTCGGATTGATATGGAGTATAAGGGGTATACCAATTTGGATTTTCTAAAATATTTCTTTGAATTACAGCTGGAGTTATAGTATTTTTATATCCTAATCCTATATAAGAACGATAAATTCTATTTTTTTTACTGATTCTATAAATATGATTTAAATATTGATATTCAGAGATTGCATTTGGTAGATTTAATCGTTTTTTTAAACGTATTTCTTTTGGAATAGTATGATTTATTAAATCTTTTATAGATTTGTATTTTAATATTTTCAACATTTCGTGAATTTCTTCACAAGATGGGCCTATATGTCTGGAATAGAATTTTTTTATAAAAAAATCCTCATTCATAAAAATAGAAATTGTGTTTAACTTCAGTAAAGTTAGATAAATTTATAAAAATTTTTTATATTAATATATAAAAAAATTCAAAATGAAAATTACTATTATTGGAGCAGGAAATATAGGAGCC from Blattabacterium sp. (Cryptocercus punctulatus) str. Cpu harbors:
- the tsaD gene encoding tRNA (adenosine(37)-N6)-threonylcarbamoyltransferase complex transferase subunit TsaD; amino-acid sequence: MKKKLIIIGIESTCDDTAVSIINNREVLSNVIIRQKIHKKYGGVVPELASRFHDKNIYLAVNKAISLSKIDKYEIDAVSFSLGPGLIGSLLVGASFAKSFSIGLKIPLLTVNHVQAHILVHFIQNANINNSFPKFPFLCLMISGGHTQIIKVNDFFKMEILGSTLDDSVGDAFDKIARMLGIYYPGGPLLDHFSKSGYSKKFNFFKNQNVNELDFSFSGFKSHIFQFIKKKSKKNSLFIKNNLADLCASVQRTISEILLEKIHKATIKTGIFRIVLAGGVSANNEIRRNFILFAKKNKKWEIFIPKKKYSIDNGAMIAITGLFKYKKNFFDSINVTPYTKFQKF
- the gcvP gene encoding aminomethyl-transferring glycine dehydrogenase; the encoded protein is MNEDFFIKKFYSRHIGPSCEEIHEMLKILKYKSIKDLINHTIPKEIRLKKRLNLPNAISEYQYLNHIYRISKKNRIYRSYIGLGYKNTITPAVIQRNILENPNWYTPYTPYQSEISQGRLEALINFQTMVSDITGMKISNASMLDEGTAIADAMFMIYKESLKIKKIQKNFSYFFVSDEVFPQTFSILKTRCYGLGIKLIKDFHGNLKKYKKKKIFGLLLSYPSPSGEIYDYREIVKYAKNKNISVIVSSDLLALTLLKPPGEWGADVVVGSSQSFGIPMGYGGPHAAFLATCDKYKRFLPGRIIGESMDKKNKKAFRMALQTREQHIKREKATSNICTSQVLPAIMASMYALYHGPNGLKIIAENIHKNTKKLECLLMNTIGDNIHQMNIFYFDTLRIKIKNSDFFFLKKLKKISERRKINFRYVDKNYLTITLDETTYEKDINHIVSIFHQVSKKNIKKKFIEKEKYRIPNFLKRTSNFLVHPIFHKFHSENELMRYIKRLEKKDLSLTHSMMPLGSCTMKLNSSAELFSLSQYEWRNIHPFSPKNQTKGYQFIIKNLEKYLKEITGFSGVSLQPNSGAQGEYAGLMVIKAYHESLHEYKRNIALIPTSSHGTNPASASIAGMKVVLIFTKQDGSIDENDLLKKVKENKNLISVLMITYPSTHGVYESNIKEIIDLIHEYGGLVYMDGANMNAQIGLIKPAEIGIDICHINLHKTFAIPHGGGGPGMGPICVAPHLKPFLPNHPFQKNSNQKNELTISSSPYGSSLILTISYAYIRMLGPDGLKKCTEISILNANYIKNKLKKFYKILYVGNNNTVAHELIIDCRVFKSIEIEVIDIAKRMMDYGFHAPTISFPVEGCMMIEPTESESKEELDRFIETLIKIREEIYEIEKGLFTKKENVLKNAPHSLDILTGNNWIYPYTREKAAYPLNWVKERKFWPSIDRIDDGYGDRNLICRCT